A region from the Arachis ipaensis cultivar K30076 chromosome B01, Araip1.1, whole genome shotgun sequence genome encodes:
- the LOC107619316 gene encoding ninja-family protein 3 — protein sequence MEIKEKKWMKRSSSTSSIIYIEENERKEKDPFVPWLERTWSMPSETVMMKCRDMHRAAKILLLHEQNRRGAAAPSVLPSSAHVISRVKKLLATPNGDSRHEGESSSKIKTSPTVIKGYDPKESSQLPTLQKMPPPAKRLKTKKNQSSCVKGDHKKNNNDDAMEILRHIPSVSTRGDGPSGKRIEGILYKYNRGQVCIVCVCHGRFLSPSEFVMHAGGNQVDNPMKHITVSSNNSI from the exons ATGGAG attaaagaaaaaaaatggatgAAAAGGTCGTCATCAACATCATCAATAATCTATATTGAAGAAAATGAGAGGAAAGAGAAAGATCCCTTTGTTCCATGGTTGGAGAGGACTTGGTCAATGCCATCAGAGACTGTGATGATGAAGTGTAGGGACATGCACAGGGCTGCCAAAATATTACTCCTCCACGAGCAGAACAGACGTGGCGCCGCCGCACCCAGTGTTTTGCCGTCATCAGCTCATGTCATTAGCCGTGTCAAGAAGCTGCTTGCGACTCCTAATGGAGATTCAAGACATGAGG GAGAATCTAGTTCCAAAATAAAGACATCACCGACAGTTATTAAAGGATATGATCCCAAGGAATCATCACAACTACCAACTCTTCAGAAAATGCCTCCTCCAGCCAAAAGGCTCAAGACAAAGAAGAATCAATCATCTTGTGTCAAAGGTGatcataagaaaaataataatgatgatgcaATGGAGATTCTGAGACATATTCCAAGTGTGAGTACAAGAGGAGATGGGCCAAGTGGGAAGAGAATAGAAGGGATACTGTACAAGTATAACAGAGGACAAGTGTGTATTGTGTGTGTCTGCCATGGAAGATTCCTCTCTCCATCAGAGTTTGTCATGCATGCTGGTGGAAACCAAGTAGACAATCCGATGAAACACATCACTGTCTCTTCTAATAACTCAATCTAA